One part of the Aerosakkonema funiforme FACHB-1375 genome encodes these proteins:
- a CDS encoding sulfate ABC transporter substrate-binding protein, translating into MGLWQGRKKPGLSAVEPVTRRAAELWRYTRNWWEQQLRGKLRFSSLKGFVCLFLVGVSISAAIASCSPNNTSPSATSTGAASPAGKSGDIELTLVSYAVTRAAYEKIIPQFAAKWKQEHNQNVTFNQSYGGSGSQARAVIDGLEADVVALALALDTKKVEQAGLILPGWESEAANNAIVTKSVAALVTRDGNPKKIQTWADLAKDDVKVITANPKTSGGARWNFLGLWGSVTKTGGDDAKAEEFVTKVYKNVPVLPRDAREASDAFFKQGQGDVLINYENEVILAGLNGEKLPYVVPDVNISIDNPVAVVDKNVDKHGTRAVAEAFVQFLYTPQAQREFTKVGFRPVDPTVEQEVANQFPKIKTLFTAQDLGGWDEIQKKFFDDGAVFDKIQSGK; encoded by the coding sequence ATGGGTCTGTGGCAGGGTAGAAAAAAACCAGGGTTATCGGCAGTTGAGCCGGTGACTCGTCGAGCAGCAGAGTTATGGAGGTACACAAGAAATTGGTGGGAACAGCAGTTGAGAGGCAAGTTAAGGTTTAGTTCTTTAAAGGGCTTCGTGTGCTTATTCTTAGTGGGTGTGAGTATAAGTGCCGCGATCGCATCCTGCTCTCCTAACAATACCAGCCCCAGCGCCACATCGACAGGTGCAGCCAGCCCAGCTGGAAAATCTGGCGACATCGAACTGACCCTCGTTTCCTACGCAGTCACCCGCGCCGCCTATGAAAAAATAATTCCCCAGTTCGCAGCCAAGTGGAAACAGGAACACAATCAAAATGTGACCTTCAACCAAAGCTATGGCGGGTCTGGTTCGCAAGCGCGTGCAGTAATTGATGGTTTGGAAGCAGATGTAGTGGCGTTAGCTTTAGCGCTGGATACCAAAAAAGTTGAGCAAGCTGGATTGATCTTACCGGGATGGGAAAGCGAAGCTGCCAACAATGCGATCGTCACCAAATCTGTCGCCGCCTTAGTCACCCGCGACGGTAATCCCAAAAAAATTCAAACTTGGGCAGATTTGGCAAAAGATGACGTAAAAGTGATTACTGCCAACCCCAAAACTTCCGGTGGCGCACGCTGGAACTTCTTGGGTTTGTGGGGTTCGGTAACCAAAACTGGCGGTGACGATGCCAAAGCCGAAGAATTTGTCACTAAAGTCTACAAAAATGTGCCCGTTCTACCCAGAGATGCTCGCGAAGCCAGCGATGCCTTTTTCAAACAAGGTCAGGGCGATGTCTTGATCAACTATGAAAACGAAGTAATTCTGGCTGGGTTAAACGGAGAAAAACTTCCTTACGTTGTCCCCGACGTCAATATCTCGATCGACAATCCCGTCGCCGTTGTAGATAAAAACGTCGATAAACACGGCACCAGAGCAGTTGCAGAGGCATTTGTCCAGTTTTTGTACACCCCACAAGCCCAACGAGAATTTACCAAAGTTGGCTTCCGACCCGTCGATCCCACAGTGGAACAAGAAGTAGCCAATCAATTTCCCAAAATCAAAACTCTCTTCACCGCACAAGATTTGGGTGGTTGGGATGAAATCCAGAAGAAGTTTTTTGATGATGGCGCAGTTTTTGACAAAATTCAGTCTGGCAAATAA
- the cysW gene encoding sulfate ABC transporter permease subunit CysW produces MNSNLAGHSLQPNFQDSPSSSSKEKRTWVKVVLIVVAIAYLSLILFIPAVNVFVQAFKQGVGPFLNNLTEPHFVHAVNLTLLIALIVVPVNTIFGLCAAWVIARNQFRGRTFLISLLDIPFAVSPVVAGLMIVLLYGRNGWFGPLLQAVNIKILFATPAMVLASSFITLPFVAREVIPVLEEAGSEQEEAAKTLGANDWQVFWRVTLPNISWGLLYGVILTNARVMGEFGAVSVVSGNIAGKTQTLPLFVEEAYKQYQTQAAFSAAVLLAGLAFVTLVLKEILERKTKIKEVE; encoded by the coding sequence ATGAACTCTAATTTAGCAGGGCATTCTTTGCAGCCAAATTTCCAGGATTCCCCATCATCTTCATCCAAAGAAAAACGCACCTGGGTAAAAGTGGTTCTGATTGTGGTGGCGATCGCCTACTTATCCTTAATCTTGTTCATTCCTGCCGTTAACGTCTTTGTACAAGCATTTAAGCAAGGCGTCGGCCCTTTTTTAAACAACCTCACAGAACCTCACTTTGTCCACGCCGTAAACCTGACCCTATTAATTGCTCTGATTGTCGTGCCTGTAAACACGATATTTGGACTCTGTGCAGCTTGGGTAATTGCACGCAATCAATTTCGCGGTCGCACCTTTTTAATTAGTCTTTTAGACATACCCTTTGCGGTATCCCCAGTTGTAGCTGGACTGATGATTGTTCTTCTCTACGGACGCAATGGTTGGTTTGGGCCACTCCTGCAAGCGGTAAACATTAAAATTCTTTTTGCCACACCTGCAATGGTACTGGCGAGTTCATTTATCACCCTGCCTTTTGTCGCCCGCGAAGTTATTCCCGTTTTAGAAGAAGCTGGTTCCGAACAGGAAGAAGCCGCTAAAACTTTAGGTGCGAATGACTGGCAAGTATTCTGGCGCGTCACCCTACCCAATATTAGTTGGGGTTTGCTTTACGGTGTAATTTTGACCAATGCCAGAGTTATGGGTGAGTTTGGTGCGGTTTCGGTTGTATCTGGCAACATTGCCGGTAAAACTCAAACTCTGCCGCTGTTTGTAGAAGAAGCTTACAAGCAATACCAGACTCAAGCAGCATTTTCTGCTGCTGTACTGCTTGCCGGTTTGGCATTTGTCACGCTGGTTTTGAAAGAAATTTTGGAACGTAAAACCAAAATTAAAGAAGTTGAATGA
- a CDS encoding cation:proton antiporter yields MGGSAMEWIVAQQNPLDSSPVESSQAAGSIPEIVIILIILLMIATVVALVTQRLRIPYVTGLVLAGLPITEVFSRRIGLDPSLVLNLFLPILIFEAAINTDISRLRSTFKPIALLAGPGSIVSSAIIAAIVKYGLGLNWIPALLIGIILANTDTVSMIAVFKEIRVPSRLSTIVEGETLFNDAAALVSYNLILVVYTTGSLTIVDGIKELLIVALGGGLVGAILGYLSLPIFTRLNDPLSSLLLTVALALGTFQIGQFLGVSGAVAVVIAGLIFGNLGLPRSSSASDRMSLLSFWEYAGFGVNTFIFLLIGIEINPIMLWKILPAILLVILAYQLGRILSVYLLLAGLRWFDRPIPMQWQHILVLGNIKGSLSMALAVAIPLSLTGRDFIIELVFGGVLFSLVIQGLALPSLVKRLNISPVSDAMQETGQLQIQLIAAKAAQEELDSLLKSGVLPKAIYEELWASYQARVAQSERVLRDLYNQYRAGQLKSDRSGLDTIRRQLLLAEKGAVRYALRKRIVPEDLVQPYIKDLDEKLLSLEDD; encoded by the coding sequence ATGGGAGGATCTGCAATGGAGTGGATTGTCGCGCAGCAAAATCCATTAGACAGCAGTCCTGTTGAAAGCAGTCAAGCAGCAGGCAGCATTCCTGAAATAGTCATTATTTTAATTATTTTGCTCATGATCGCAACGGTGGTTGCCCTTGTGACCCAGCGGTTGCGAATCCCCTACGTCACAGGGTTGGTGCTGGCAGGGTTGCCCATTACAGAGGTTTTCTCGCGGCGGATTGGCTTAGACCCCTCTCTCGTCCTCAATCTTTTCCTGCCAATTCTGATTTTTGAAGCGGCAATCAATACCGACATCAGCCGCCTCCGCAGTACCTTCAAGCCGATCGCCCTGTTAGCAGGGCCAGGGTCAATCGTCTCGTCAGCAATTATTGCAGCCATCGTGAAATATGGTTTGGGGCTGAACTGGATTCCTGCCTTACTGATCGGAATCATTCTGGCAAATACCGATACAGTCTCAATGATTGCCGTTTTTAAGGAAATCCGTGTCCCTTCCCGGTTATCTACTATTGTCGAGGGAGAGACCCTGTTCAATGATGCTGCTGCCCTAGTTTCCTACAATTTGATTTTGGTTGTTTATACAACAGGCTCCCTTACGATTGTAGATGGCATTAAAGAACTGTTGATTGTTGCTTTGGGTGGGGGGCTTGTGGGAGCGATACTGGGTTATCTAAGCTTACCGATTTTTACCCGCCTCAACGATCCATTAAGCAGTCTGTTGTTAACTGTCGCCCTAGCATTAGGAACATTTCAGATTGGGCAATTTCTGGGTGTATCCGGGGCAGTTGCCGTGGTGATTGCGGGACTGATCTTTGGCAATCTTGGATTGCCCCGTAGTTCATCTGCCTCGGATCGTATGTCTTTACTGAGCTTCTGGGAATATGCTGGCTTCGGAGTCAATACGTTTATCTTCCTGCTGATCGGCATTGAGATTAACCCCATCATGCTGTGGAAAATTTTGCCTGCCATCCTGCTGGTCATTCTCGCCTATCAATTGGGACGAATTCTCTCAGTGTATTTATTGCTAGCAGGGTTGCGCTGGTTCGATCGCCCTATTCCGATGCAGTGGCAACATATTCTGGTTTTAGGAAACATTAAAGGCTCTCTCTCGATGGCATTAGCCGTCGCAATTCCTTTGAGTCTGACTGGGCGGGATTTCATCATTGAGCTGGTGTTTGGTGGCGTTTTGTTTTCCCTGGTAATTCAAGGGCTAGCACTGCCTTCACTCGTCAAACGGTTAAATATCAGTCCTGTTTCAGATGCGATGCAGGAAACTGGTCAGCTACAGATTCAGTTGATTGCAGCTAAAGCTGCTCAAGAAGAACTGGATAGTTTGCTGAAATCAGGTGTGCTACCCAAAGCCATATACGAAGAACTCTGGGCATCCTATCAAGCGCGAGTCGCACAGTCTGAGCGGGTGTTGCGCGATCTTTATAACCAATATCGGGCAGGTCAGTTGAAAAGCGATCGCAGCGGACTCGATACCATTCGACGACAATTACTTCTGGCAGAAAAAGGAGCCGTCCGTTATGCTCTCCGCAAGCGAATTGTTCCGGAGGATCTGGTGCAGCCATATATCAAAGATTTGGATGAGAAACTTCTCTCGTTGGAAGATGACTAG
- the cysT gene encoding sulfate ABC transporter permease subunit CysT: MSVSVHPASTPAWKNYLYQVGKLSWPWRITLGYLTVMLILPVSALILKASTESPINFWRIATTPVALATYDVTFVTSLIAAAINGVFGFLIAWVLVRYDFPLKRFVEAAIDLPFALPTSVAGLTLATVYSENGWIGSLLAPLGIKVAFTRLGVGVAMLFISLPFVVRTLQPVMQQMEKEIEEASWSLGASQWQTFWRVVLPPLMPALLTGVALGFARAVGEYGSVVIVASNVPFKDLIASVLIIQRLEQYDYSGATVIGVVLLGISLLILLAINLIQAWGRRYEL, from the coding sequence ATGAGTGTATCTGTTCATCCCGCATCGACTCCCGCTTGGAAAAACTATCTGTATCAGGTAGGCAAACTTTCCTGGCCGTGGCGAATTACGCTGGGCTATCTTACAGTAATGCTAATATTGCCCGTATCGGCGCTGATATTAAAAGCAAGTACAGAAAGTCCGATTAACTTTTGGAGAATTGCTACCACTCCCGTAGCGCTGGCTACCTATGACGTTACTTTTGTGACATCCTTGATTGCAGCAGCAATTAACGGAGTATTTGGCTTTTTAATTGCATGGGTTTTAGTCAGGTACGATTTCCCCTTAAAGCGATTTGTTGAAGCTGCGATCGACTTACCTTTTGCCTTACCGACTTCCGTTGCTGGTTTAACCTTAGCAACTGTGTACAGCGAAAACGGCTGGATCGGTTCTCTGCTAGCACCGTTGGGAATAAAAGTAGCCTTTACTCGCTTAGGAGTAGGTGTCGCAATGCTGTTTATTTCCTTGCCATTTGTAGTGAGAACTTTGCAGCCGGTGATGCAACAAATGGAAAAGGAAATTGAAGAAGCTTCCTGGTCTTTGGGCGCATCTCAATGGCAAACATTTTGGCGTGTAGTTTTACCCCCGTTGATGCCAGCACTTTTAACTGGTGTCGCCTTGGGATTTGCTCGTGCTGTTGGCGAATACGGTTCCGTTGTGATTGTAGCTTCTAACGTTCCATTTAAAGATTTAATTGCATCCGTGCTGATTATTCAAAGATTGGAACAATACGACTATTCTGGCGCAACAGTGATTGGTGTCGTTCTGTTGGGAATTTCACTGTTAATACTCTTAGCAATTAACCTTATACAAGCTTGGGGGCGACGTTATGAACTCTAA
- a CDS encoding NIL domain-containing protein yields MTAIFVGYLAISYTFSGFFCYLAFLKNAKKQVAPKELQSQQMPLKSFALTLLWPVWMIRESLREKSRLDDRIYFLEPQNLCTEALFEFAPQTDSRLQNIPERPLEPVSSTKKRIKIEIPQNYQEEPVISRLTSEYGLTFNITEAMLENSNIGNGLFDLELQGTPQQIQSALDYLWQLKVKILEINCS; encoded by the coding sequence GTGACTGCCATCTTCGTCGGCTATCTAGCCATAAGTTACACATTTTCTGGCTTTTTTTGCTATTTAGCTTTTCTGAAGAATGCCAAAAAACAGGTTGCGCCAAAAGAATTGCAAAGCCAGCAAATGCCGTTAAAAAGCTTTGCGCTGACGTTATTATGGCCTGTTTGGATGATTCGGGAAAGTCTGAGGGAGAAAAGCAGGCTGGACGATCGCATTTATTTTTTAGAACCACAAAACCTCTGTACCGAAGCGTTGTTTGAATTCGCCCCTCAAACAGATAGCAGATTGCAGAACATCCCAGAGCGTCCTCTGGAACCGGTTAGCTCGACGAAGAAGCGAATTAAAATAGAGATTCCTCAAAATTATCAAGAAGAACCTGTAATTTCCCGCCTAACCTCCGAATATGGTCTAACATTCAATATTACAGAGGCAATGCTAGAAAATAGTAACATAGGAAATGGGTTATTCGATCTAGAATTACAGGGCACACCTCAACAAATTCAATCCGCTCTTGATTACCTTTGGCAGCTAAAGGTAAAAATTTTAGAAATTAATTGCTCATAG
- a CDS encoding NIL domain-containing protein, with amino-acid sequence MVLQNSNNIPSEQFDTSALSKELDLPTSPDDNRHTQVRIRVRIPKHYHEEPIISQLISQHGVTVNIAAALLSANARDDGWFDLELKGTSGQIRSALIYINDLDLEVWHDSNFQEESW; translated from the coding sequence ATGGTACTTCAAAACAGCAACAACATTCCATCAGAGCAATTTGATACCTCTGCATTAAGTAAAGAATTAGACCTTCCTACTTCTCCTGATGACAACAGACACACACAAGTTAGGATTCGGGTTCGCATCCCCAAACATTATCATGAGGAACCAATTATTTCGCAGTTGATTTCTCAACACGGCGTCACAGTCAACATCGCCGCTGCATTACTTTCAGCCAATGCACGAGATGATGGCTGGTTTGACTTGGAACTCAAAGGTACTTCTGGGCAAATTCGCAGTGCTTTAATTTACATCAATGACTTGGATCTAGAAGTTTGGCATGATTCTAACTTCCAAGAAGAAAGTTGGTGA
- a CDS encoding ATP-binding protein has product MQPLKYIVSKIPKKIPLRQVLLIPFAIQIFGAVGLTGYLSFHNGQKAVNDLASQLHNEVSVRIQQKIANYLDAPRKVNQINIKAMRGGYWSIEDFDSQRKQCWELVQIFYPSVNLCGFGSNQGLNTSVERVGNDFLLNTTDKVSRDFRTYALDREGNPTKLLSAVKNYDARNRPWYIAAQRAGKSVWSSVFPHFVNKKLIISLSEPVYDKTKKLLGVVFTYRTLSEISEFLKSIKVSKSGQIFVIDRAGLLVASSADENSSNIANDSQEEQQLAINSSNQLIRLTAQHLKNRFGKVAKAKSEQLEFFINGKRQFVQVTPLRDDQGLDWLIVVVVPEADFMERIHQNTRHTIFLCLGALAVSTVLGIFTSRWITQPIYQLSEASRTLAKQAANANLANGELDNFVKVKSIDELAVLAESFNQMARQLKESFASLSAKNTDLQRLDKLKDEFLANTSHELRTPLNGIIGIAESIIDGATGEISPTTQANLNLIVSSGRRLSSLVNDILDFAKLRHENLELQLKPVDIRAITNVVIALSQPLAKSKNLELINAVPEELPSAEADENRLQQILHNIIGNAIKFTHHGMVEISAKIINSYEPLTINNQLLAITVADTGIGIAEDKLDRIFESFEQAEGSTTREYGGTGLGLAVTKELVELHGGEISVQSKLGEGSQFTFTLPISQNQDRSTQTISAIRDSVTSELATLISIQNTTSGTPNNKQFKVLIVDDEPVNRQVLVNNLSLYNYTLTEASNGQEALEIIEKGFIPDLILLDVMMPRMTGYEVAQKIRDRFPASELPIVMLTAKNQVTDIVEGFESGANDYLSKPVQKQEMLARIKTHISLAKLTLAYGRFVPRNFLKFLDKESIIDVELGDRVQQEMTILFSDIRSFTTLSEAMTPRENFNFINSYLSEVSPIIRQHNGFIDKYIGDAIMALFPNSASEAVQAALAMQKQVALYNKHRQEQGYVPISIGIGLHMGNLMLGTIGESERMETTVIADAVNLASRLEGLTKHYGAGILVSEYTISAANKFKNYQKRFLDRVRVKGKKEPVAIYEIYDESLSLSNQLKTQTRTMFEQATIAYNEQHFDVAQQIFTEILTINPDDKAAMLYVKRCQQYQQYGVSEGWEGVADLDFK; this is encoded by the coding sequence ATGCAACCTCTCAAGTATATTGTTTCCAAAATTCCCAAAAAAATACCGCTGCGCCAAGTCCTGCTTATACCCTTTGCGATCCAAATATTCGGCGCAGTTGGGCTGACAGGGTATCTCTCATTTCACAACGGACAGAAAGCAGTTAATGACCTCGCAAGCCAACTGCACAACGAAGTAAGCGTCCGCATTCAGCAGAAAATCGCTAATTATTTGGATGCACCTCGTAAAGTGAATCAAATAAATATAAAGGCTATGCGTGGCGGTTATTGGAGTATAGAGGACTTTGACAGCCAGAGAAAACAGTGCTGGGAGTTGGTGCAGATATTCTATCCTTCGGTAAATCTTTGTGGCTTTGGGAGCAATCAGGGGTTAAACACATCAGTTGAACGGGTAGGAAACGATTTTTTACTGAACACAACGGATAAGGTTAGTCGCGACTTTCGTACTTATGCCCTGGATCGTGAGGGGAATCCAACCAAACTGCTTAGTGCGGTCAAAAATTATGATGCTCGAAACAGACCTTGGTATATAGCTGCACAGCGAGCGGGCAAATCTGTGTGGAGCTCAGTTTTTCCACACTTTGTCAATAAAAAACTAATTATTTCTCTCTCTGAACCGGTGTATGACAAAACTAAAAAATTGCTGGGAGTAGTTTTTACTTACCGTACTCTCTCAGAAATATCTGAATTTCTCAAAAGCATCAAAGTCAGTAAGTCGGGGCAAATTTTTGTGATCGATCGCGCTGGGTTGCTAGTAGCTTCTTCAGCTGATGAAAACTCCTCTAATATTGCTAATGACAGTCAAGAGGAACAACAATTGGCAATCAATAGTAGCAATCAATTAATTCGACTTACAGCACAACATTTAAAAAATCGCTTTGGCAAGGTTGCCAAAGCTAAATCCGAACAGCTTGAGTTTTTTATTAACGGTAAACGCCAGTTTGTGCAAGTAACACCATTACGGGACGACCAAGGATTAGACTGGTTAATTGTGGTGGTAGTTCCCGAAGCAGATTTTATGGAGCGCATTCACCAAAACACGCGCCATACTATCTTTTTATGCTTGGGTGCATTGGCAGTATCTACCGTGCTGGGAATCTTCACTTCACGCTGGATTACTCAACCGATTTACCAGTTAAGCGAAGCTTCTCGCACATTAGCGAAGCAGGCTGCTAATGCAAACCTTGCCAACGGCGAATTAGACAATTTTGTCAAAGTAAAAAGCATTGATGAACTGGCCGTTTTAGCTGAATCTTTTAACCAAATGGCACGGCAGTTGAAAGAATCATTTGCTTCTTTGTCAGCTAAAAATACAGACTTGCAACGTTTGGATAAACTCAAAGACGAATTCCTTGCCAACACCTCCCACGAACTTCGCACTCCGCTCAACGGTATTATTGGTATTGCTGAATCTATCATCGATGGTGCAACTGGAGAAATATCTCCAACTACCCAAGCTAACCTCAACTTAATTGTCTCCAGCGGTCGCCGTTTGTCCAGCTTAGTTAATGACATTCTCGACTTTGCCAAACTCAGACACGAAAACCTAGAACTGCAACTCAAACCTGTAGATATCAGAGCAATTACCAATGTGGTGATCGCACTCAGTCAACCCCTCGCGAAAAGCAAAAATTTGGAACTTATAAACGCGGTTCCTGAAGAATTACCCAGCGCAGAAGCAGATGAAAATCGCCTGCAACAAATTCTCCACAATATCATCGGTAACGCTATCAAATTCACACATCATGGAATGGTAGAAATTTCAGCCAAAATAATTAATAGCTATGAGCCCTTAACAATCAACAATCAACTATTAGCAATTACCGTTGCCGATACGGGAATTGGTATTGCAGAAGATAAACTCGATCGCATCTTTGAATCTTTTGAACAAGCTGAAGGATCTACGACTAGAGAATATGGCGGTACGGGACTGGGATTAGCTGTGACAAAAGAACTGGTGGAATTACACGGCGGTGAAATTAGCGTGCAATCTAAATTAGGAGAAGGTTCGCAATTTACCTTTACCTTGCCCATCTCGCAAAACCAAGATCGATCGACTCAAACAATTAGTGCAATTCGAGACAGCGTGACTTCTGAATTAGCTACTCTGATATCAATTCAAAACACCACATCTGGAACACCTAACAACAAACAATTTAAAGTTTTGATAGTTGATGATGAACCCGTAAATCGTCAGGTATTGGTTAACAATCTATCTCTGTACAATTACACGCTTACAGAAGCGAGTAACGGACAAGAAGCTTTGGAAATTATCGAAAAAGGCTTTATCCCGGACTTAATTTTACTCGATGTGATGATGCCGCGCATGACAGGTTATGAAGTAGCGCAAAAAATTCGCGATCGCTTTCCTGCTTCCGAACTCCCCATTGTCATGCTCACCGCCAAAAATCAAGTGACAGATATCGTGGAGGGATTTGAATCGGGAGCCAATGATTACCTGTCCAAGCCGGTTCAAAAGCAGGAAATGCTAGCTCGGATCAAAACCCATATTTCTCTCGCCAAACTGACTTTAGCTTACGGGCGATTTGTCCCGCGTAATTTTCTGAAATTTTTAGATAAAGAAAGCATTATTGATGTTGAATTAGGAGATCGAGTCCAGCAAGAAATGACGATTTTGTTTTCTGACATTCGTTCGTTTACAACTTTGTCAGAAGCGATGACACCACGAGAGAATTTTAATTTTATCAATTCCTATTTAAGCGAAGTGAGTCCAATTATTCGCCAGCATAATGGCTTTATTGATAAATATATTGGCGATGCGATTATGGCGTTGTTTCCTAACTCAGCGTCGGAGGCGGTGCAAGCAGCTCTGGCGATGCAGAAACAAGTAGCACTATATAACAAACATCGACAAGAACAAGGTTATGTTCCCATCTCGATCGGGATTGGTTTGCACATGGGAAATTTAATGTTGGGAACGATAGGCGAATCAGAAAGAATGGAAACAACAGTGATTGCCGATGCAGTTAATTTAGCTTCTCGATTGGAAGGATTAACCAAGCATTATGGAGCCGGAATTTTGGTGAGCGAATATACTATATCCGCTGCTAATAAATTTAAAAATTATCAAAAGAGATTTCTCGATCGCGTGCGGGTGAAAGGGAAAAAAGAACCAGTCGCGATTTATGAAATCTATGATGAATCTCTGAGCTTATCGAATCAGTTAAAAACGCAGACGCGGACAATGTTCGAGCAAGCGACGATAGCTTATAACGAGCAACATTTTGATGTAGCACAACAAATATTTACAGAAATATTAACTATCAATCCAGATGATAAGGCGGCGATGCTTTATGTAAAACGCTGTCAGCAGTATCAACAATATGGCGTTTCCGAAGGATGGGAAGGCGTGGCAGATTTGGATTTTAAGTAA
- a CDS encoding response regulator transcription factor, which translates to MKEPRLRDTKRLLLIDDDPNLILLVKDYLEFRGYEVLTAENGREALELLETDKPHLIICDVMMPEMDGYTFVKHVRENPETSWIPVLFLSAKGQSQDKVKGLNTGADVYMVKPFEPEELVAQVESSLKHTERLIAHHSKGEDGQRIHVPFDVQLTPTELKVVQHVARGLANREIADELNVSQRTVESHVSNMLGKTGLHNRTELARWAIENSMA; encoded by the coding sequence ATGAAAGAACCTCGCCTCAGAGATACAAAACGATTGCTACTGATTGATGATGACCCCAACCTAATCCTGCTAGTCAAGGATTATCTGGAATTTCGGGGATATGAGGTACTTACAGCAGAAAATGGGCGCGAAGCCCTGGAATTGTTGGAGACCGATAAACCCCACCTGATTATCTGCGACGTAATGATGCCGGAGATGGACGGCTATACCTTCGTGAAGCACGTTAGGGAAAATCCGGAAACGAGTTGGATTCCGGTTTTATTCCTTTCAGCTAAAGGTCAAAGCCAAGACAAAGTAAAAGGTCTCAATACAGGTGCAGATGTATACATGGTTAAACCATTTGAGCCAGAAGAATTAGTGGCTCAAGTGGAGTCTTCCTTAAAACATACCGAACGTTTGATCGCTCACCATAGTAAGGGAGAGGATGGACAGAGAATCCACGTTCCCTTCGATGTGCAGTTAACTCCGACCGAACTAAAAGTAGTACAGCACGTAGCGCGGGGTTTAGCTAATCGTGAAATTGCCGATGAACTAAATGTCAGCCAGCGCACTGTCGAAAGCCACGTATCCAATATGCTGGGCAAAACAGGTCTGCATAACCGCACAGAACTGGCACGCTGGGCAATTGAAAACAGCATGGCCTAA